Proteins from one Triticum aestivum cultivar Chinese Spring chromosome 7A, IWGSC CS RefSeq v2.1, whole genome shotgun sequence genomic window:
- the LOC123146949 gene encoding UPF0481 protein At3g47200 isoform X1, which produces MGSSSIDIQEMVRNTRERLEADFSKLGTKIQRFPRGLRPGINERYIIPSFVSLGPYHHGSEQLLETEELKHAAAHYLCEKSGHSVEDVYGKILTIASEARSCYADDAVAQFTDAEFAVMMFLDGCYLLLYITDDDGCALLLNRMTMSTGPCMLRDIFLLENQLPCFRFKWYKGFCG; this is translated from the exons ATGGGCAGCTCTAGTATCGACATCCAAGAGATGGTGAGGAATACGAGGGAGAGACTGGAGGCCGATTTCTCCAAGCTTGGAACCAAGATCCAGAGGTTCCCACGAGGCTTACGGCCGGGTATCAATGAACGCTACATCATCCCAAGCTTCGTGTCGCTCGGCCCATACCACCATGGCTCAGAGCAGCTGCTGGAGACGGAAGAGTTGAAGCACGCGGCGGCCCACTACTTGTGCGAGAAGTCGGGCCACTCAGTTGAGGATGTCTACGGCAAGATCCTCACCATCGCCAGCGAAGCCCGCAGCTGCTACGCCGATGATGCGGTGGCGCAGTTCACGGACGCTGAATTTGCGGTAATGATGTTCCTCGATGGTTGCTATCTGCTGCTCTATATTACTGACGATGATGGATGTGCTTTACTGTTGAATCGGATGACCATGTCCACAGGGCCTTGCATGCTAAGGGACATCTTTCTGTTGGAGAATCAGCTGCCATG CTTCCGATTCAAGTGGTACAAGGGTTTCTGTGGATGA
- the LOC123146949 gene encoding uncharacterized protein isoform X2, with protein sequence MGSSSIDIQEMVRNTRERLEADFSKLGTKIQRFPRGLRPGINERYIIPSFVSLGPYHHGSEQLLETEELKHAAAHYLCEKSGHSVEDVYGKILTIASEARSCYADDAVAQFTDAEFAGLAC encoded by the exons ATGGGCAGCTCTAGTATCGACATCCAAGAGATGGTGAGGAATACGAGGGAGAGACTGGAGGCCGATTTCTCCAAGCTTGGAACCAAGATCCAGAGGTTCCCACGAGGCTTACGGCCGGGTATCAATGAACGCTACATCATCCCAAGCTTCGTGTCGCTCGGCCCATACCACCATGGCTCAGAGCAGCTGCTGGAGACGGAAGAGTTGAAGCACGCGGCGGCCCACTACTTGTGCGAGAAGTCGGGCCACTCAGTTGAGGATGTCTACGGCAAGATCCTCACCATCGCCAGCGAAGCCCGCAGCTGCTACGCCGATGATGCGGTGGCGCAGTTCACGGACGCTGAATTTGCG GGCCTTGCATGCTAA